A genomic segment from Triticum dicoccoides isolate Atlit2015 ecotype Zavitan chromosome 1A, WEW_v2.0, whole genome shotgun sequence encodes:
- the LOC119269179 gene encoding putative pentatricopeptide repeat-containing protein At1g13630, whose product MRFRPPIPPRLLLPQLWRRPSPPLAYIPRPISSYPSAAAVAAATDSEEDAVVARDPRLAPHFVGRPGGSPRFGESKAESGRKASIAARFKLCYELLRQRRWREMRGGLAQVVSEQGSGSAAILCDILWSEFREYDSSGVVWDALANSYARTKMVHDALYVLSKMNSLNMQISVSTYDSLLYGLRKTDMALELFDEMEAYGISHSEYSHSILIDGLCKQNKVGEALSFLQEAREGGTFRPLGMSFNTLMSALCNWGFIQPAKSFLCLMLKYGLKPNRYTYSTLIHGLCKVGCLDEAVDLLERVTKEGMKLETVTYNSLINGYRLLGLTREIPKIIQFMRYQGIEPDLVTYTILIAGHCEGGDVEEGMKIRKDILDKGLQLNIVTYSVLLNALFKKGLVYEVENLLGEIYSIGLDMDVIAYSILIHGYCKLGEIERALEVCDVMCCPQKVVPTSLNHLSILLGLCKKGLLVEARWYLENVASRYQPGDVILYNVVIDGYAKVGDIGNAVCLYDQIVVAGMNPTIITCNSLLYGYCKFGDLHAAESYFRAIEISNLLPTAVTYTTFMDALSEAGKVDTMLSFFYEMVGKGIKPNAVTYSVVIKGLCKQLRFRDAIHFLDNMDGADPITYNTLIQGFCEAQDIQMAFCIHDRMLCCGLVPTPVTYNLLINVLCLKGKVIQAEMLLESLREKGIELRKFAYTTVIKAQCAKGMPYDAISLVGKLIDDGFEASIEDFSAAINRLCKRKFPKEAIMFIPIMLSVGVSPDIRVYFVLVRALRKSNMLCYIPILHALSVKTGI is encoded by the exons ATGCGCTTCCGACCGCCCATTCCCCCCCGCCTCCTCCTGCCTCAACTCTGGCGCCGCCCTTCGCCTCCTCTCGCATATATCCCTAGGCCCATATCGTCATATCCCTCCGCGGCAGCCGTGGCGGCGGCAACGGATTCCGAGGAGGACGCCGTGGTTGCTAGGGATCCACGGCTAGCGCCTCATTTTGTGGGCAGGCCAGGAGGGTCGCCTAGGTTTGGGGAGAGCAAGGCGGAGTCCGGTAGAAAGGCCTCGATTGCCGCGCGGTTCAAGCTCTGCTATGAACTGCTGCGGCAGAGGAGGTGGCGGGAGATGCGGGGCGGCTTGGCGCAGGTGGTCAGCGAACAAG GATCCGGGTCTGCAGCCATTCTCTGTGATATCTTGTGGAGTGAGTTCAGAGAGTATGATTCCAGCGGTGTTGTATGGGATGCTCTAGCAAATAGTTATGCAAGAACTAAGATGGTTCATGATGCTCTTTACGTTCTCAGTAAAATGAACAGCCTGAATATGCAAATATCAGTTTCCACCTATGATAGTTTATTGTATGGTCTACGGAAGACAGACATGGCATTGGAGCTTTTTGATGAAATGGAGGCATATGGTATCTCTCACAGCGAATATTCACATAGCATTCTCATCGATGGCCTCTGCAAGCAAAATAAAGTTGGAGAGGCTTTATCTTTCCTTCAAGAGGCAAGGGAAGGGGGGACGTTTAGACCATTGGGAATGTCCTTTAACACTCTGATGTCTGCATTGTGTAACTGGGGATTTATTCAGCCTGCAAAATCATTTTTATGTCTGATGCTGAAGTATGGATTAAAGCCTAACAGGTATACCTATTCTACTCTTATACATGGTCTGTGTAAAGTAGGTTGCCTAGATGAAGCAGTGGATCTTCTTGAGAGAGTGACAAAAGAAGGAATGAAACTCGAGACTGTCACCTACAACAGCCTTATTAATGGTTATCGATTGCTTGGTTTGACAAGAGAAATTCCGAAAATAATTCAGTTTATGAGATACCAAGGGATTGAACCTGATCTTGTTACTTATACCATACTTATTGCTGGTCATTGTGAAGGTGGTGATGTTGAAGAAGGGATGAAGATAAGAAAGGACATCCTAGACAAAGGGCTGCAGTTGAATATTGTCACATACAGTGTCCTTCTCAATGCTCTCTTCAAAAAGGGTTTGGTCTATGAGGTGGAGAACTTACTTGGTGAGATATATAGTATTGGTCTAGATATGGATGTCATTGCATATTCCATCCTCATCCACGGCTACTGCAAGCTAGGCGAAATTGAAAGGGCACTAGAAGTTTGTGATGTTATGTGCTGTCCTCAGAAGGTAGTGCCAACCTCACTGAACCATTTATCAATTCTTCTTGGACTTTGCAAGAAAGGACTTCTAGTTGAAGCAAGATGGTATTTGGAAAATGTAGCTAGCAGATATCAGCCAGGTGATGTAATACTTTATAATGTAGTTATCGATGGTTATGCAAAGGTTGGCGATATTGGTAATGCTGTCTGTCTGTATGATCAGATTGTTGTGGCTGGTATGAATCCAACCATTATCACATGTAATTCTCTTCTGTATGGCTATTGCAAATTTGGGGATTTACACGCTGCAGAGAGCTATTTCAGGGCTATTGAGATAAGTAATCTGCTGCCAACAGCAGTAACATACACGACCTTTATGGATGCACTCTCTGAAGCTGGAAAAGTTGACACTATGCTCAGTTTTTTTTATGAAATGGTGGGAAAAGGGATCAAGCCAAATGCTGTAACTTACAGTGTTGTTATTAAAGGACTATGTAAGCAGCTCAGATTCCGTGATGCTATCCATTTTCTGGACAATATGGATGGAGCCGACCCAATAACTTACAATACGCTTATACAAGGGTTTTGCGAAGCACAGGACATCCAGATGGCTTTCTGCATACATGACCGTATGTTATGCTGTGGTCTAGTGCCCACACCTGTTACTTATAACTTGCTTATCAATGTGCTGTGCTTGAAGGGGAAAGTTATTCAAGCAGAAATGCTATTGGAATCCCTCAGAGAAAAGGGCATTGAATTGAGAAAATTTGCATACACAACAGTAATCAAAGCTCAGTGTGCAAAAGGAATGCCTTACGATGCCATTTCATTAGTTGGTAAGCTTATTGATGATGGTTTTGAAGCTTCTATTGAAGACTTCAGTGCTGCAATCAATCGACTTTGCAAAAGGAAATTTCCTAAAGAAGCCATCATGTTCATTCCGATTATGTTATCTGTTGGTGTTTCCCCGGACATTCGAGTTTATTTTGTGCTTGTTAGAGCTCTGCGAAAAAGTAACATGCTTTGCTATATACCCATATTGCACGCACTTTCTGTCAAAACTGGTATATAG